Proteins encoded within one genomic window of Heptranchias perlo isolate sHepPer1 chromosome 35, sHepPer1.hap1, whole genome shotgun sequence:
- the LOC137301998 gene encoding probable G-protein coupled receptor 139 produces MSLSFLIKLQILWAINDIQKIYFPILAAFGVPVNVVTIVILSRGKCGLSKCVTRYLVAMAAADLLVVIIDLILRQIPIIYREQFSFLRVIRMCNIHAVLLYAATDCSVWFTVTFTFDRLVAICCQKLKTKYCTEKTAAVVLGTVTVLSGLKNILWYFLYTNEYWLSTSPWFCRVSRGVAHSLVWTIIELMHYILTPFIPFLLIVLFNVLTVRHILVASRARRRLRSPNSGECPSDPEMENRRKSIILLFVISGNFILLWVLFTACSILRRLDYLGYPVPLPTFVREIGFMLQLLSCCTNTFIYAVTQRKFREELRNGVKYPLAMMVKLIR; encoded by the exons ATGTCTCTCAGTTTTCTGATCAAGCTCCAGATTCTATGGGCGATTAATGACATACAAAAGATTTACTTCCCCATCCTGGCTGCGTTCGGTGTCCCGG TTAAcgtggtgacgattgtgatcctgtctcggggaaagtgcggtctctccaaatgtgtcactcgctacctcgtggccatggcagcggcagatctactggtcgttatcatcgatctgatattaaGACAGATTCCTATTATTTATCGGGAACAATTTAGTTTTCTGCGGGTAATTAgaatgtgtaatatccacgccgtcctgctttatgcagccacagactgttctgtctggttcacggtcactttcacctttgatcgacttgtggccatttgttgccagaagctgaaaactaaatattgcaccgagaagacggcggctgtggttctcggaacagtgactgtgctgagcggCTTGAAGAACATTTTATGGTATTTTCTGTACACAAATGAGTATTGGCTTTCTACTAGTCCATGGTTTTGCCGTGTGTCACGCGGTGTAGCACATTCGCTGGTCTGGACGATCATTGAATTAATGCATTATATTTTAACACCATTTATTCCATTTCTCTTGATTGTACTGTTCAATGTATTaacggtcagacacattttagtggccagcagagcccgcaggagacttcGGAGTCCGAACAGTGGCgagtgtcccagtgacccagagatggagaaccgaaggaaatccatcattttattatttgtaatatcggggaatttcatcctgttatgggtgCTGTTTACTGCGTGTTCTATATTGAGACGGTTGGATTATTTGGGATATCCTGTACCATTGCCCACGTTTGTACGAGAAATCGGCTTCATGCTGCAGCTTCTGAGTTGCTGcacgaacacttttatttatgcagtgacccaaaggaaattcagagaggagttgaggaatggagtgaaatatcccctcgcaatgatggtcaaattaattagatga